The Williamsia sp. DF01-3 genome has a window encoding:
- the alr gene encoding alanine racemase: MNSPALEARIDLSAVAHNIEVLQAHTTAALMPVLKADAYGHGAVQVAAAVMSAGAAEIGVATIDEALALRRGGIDAPLLAWLHGSSTDFGAAIEADVQIGVSSPRELTAVVEAARTAGRTASVTVKVDTGLARNGVAADEWDELRDAVATASAEQSVVLRGVMSHLVRGDEPGHPLNSLQGERLDEAVADLRRIGVDPEVVHIANSAATLTRPDLSRDLARPGIAVYGRSPAPDLGDFGLIPVMTLSAEVLSVKKIPAGQGVSYSHTWTAPSDTTVALLPAGYADGVPRLLSNTLRVHINGRSFPNVGRVCMDQMVVDLGADGGGVDVGDRAVLFGTGEHGGPTALEWAEAIGTIDYEIVSGIRGRVVRTYVGAPAPIPNDRHTPVATGPG, from the coding sequence ATGAATTCTCCGGCGCTCGAGGCCCGCATCGACTTGTCGGCGGTTGCCCACAACATCGAGGTCCTACAGGCACACACCACCGCTGCGCTGATGCCCGTCCTCAAAGCGGACGCGTACGGTCACGGCGCCGTGCAGGTCGCTGCGGCGGTGATGAGCGCTGGGGCGGCCGAGATCGGGGTCGCGACCATCGACGAAGCGCTGGCGTTGCGCCGGGGCGGGATCGACGCGCCTCTGCTGGCCTGGCTGCACGGCAGTTCGACGGACTTCGGTGCTGCCATCGAGGCCGATGTGCAGATCGGTGTCTCCTCGCCCCGCGAGCTGACCGCGGTCGTCGAGGCGGCTCGCACGGCGGGTCGTACCGCGTCGGTCACCGTGAAGGTCGACACCGGCCTGGCCCGTAACGGGGTGGCGGCAGATGAGTGGGACGAGCTGCGGGACGCCGTCGCAACTGCCTCGGCGGAGCAATCGGTCGTGCTACGCGGAGTGATGTCCCACCTCGTGCGCGGGGACGAACCCGGCCATCCACTCAACAGCCTGCAAGGTGAACGCCTCGATGAGGCCGTGGCCGACCTGCGCCGCATCGGCGTGGATCCGGAGGTTGTGCACATCGCCAATTCGGCGGCCACGCTCACCAGGCCCGACCTGAGCCGAGATCTCGCCAGGCCCGGCATCGCCGTGTACGGCCGATCGCCTGCCCCCGACCTGGGCGACTTCGGGTTGATCCCGGTGATGACTCTTTCGGCCGAGGTCTTGTCGGTCAAGAAGATCCCGGCAGGTCAAGGTGTTTCGTACAGTCACACGTGGACTGCGCCGAGCGACACCACCGTTGCGTTGCTGCCGGCAGGCTACGCGGACGGGGTTCCGCGACTGCTGTCGAACACCCTGCGGGTGCACATCAATGGCCGGAGCTTTCCGAATGTCGGACGTGTCTGTATGGACCAGATGGTCGTCGACCTCGGCGCGGACGGCGGTGGTGTCGACGTGGGCGATCGCGCGGTGCTGTTCGGGACGGGGGAGCATGGTGGACCCACCGCTCTCGAGTGGGCCGAGGCCATCGGCACCATCGACTACGAGATCGTCTCCGGAATCCGTGGGCGGGTGGTGCGGACGTATGTCGGTGCGCCAGCGCCGATTCCGAACGACCGCCACACACCCGTCGCGACGGGGCCCGGCTGA
- a CDS encoding alpha/beta fold hydrolase encodes MERTGRWEILAGTAGIATLGALAVGAAARSLTRRHPTSDPNSIEDFGSIYNDRPSIVVADDGVPLAVREVGPGDAPLTVVFVHGFCLRMSTWHFQRRDLAQTWGDDVRMVFFDHRGHGESAQAAAGSCTITQMAADLETVLRVVVPNGPVVLVGHSMGGMAIMALASRRPELFGSKVVGVGFVASAAHGITQAGLGRGLQNPLVDAFRLSVRQAPRAVEAGRGVTRMLMAPVLTAGSFGSAYHSPAVIEFTESVIQNTRIDTVVNFLRALEEHDETSGLPVLSAIPTAVVCGYEDKVTPVANSVELHNRLGKNCELLGVAECGHMVMMENPQAVNDAISGLVGRVQRP; translated from the coding sequence ATGGAGCGCACCGGACGCTGGGAGATCTTGGCCGGTACCGCCGGCATCGCGACTCTGGGCGCTCTCGCTGTGGGGGCGGCAGCGCGTTCGCTGACGCGGCGGCACCCCACCAGCGACCCCAACTCCATTGAGGACTTCGGGTCGATCTACAACGATCGCCCGAGCATCGTGGTCGCCGATGATGGTGTGCCGCTGGCTGTTCGGGAAGTCGGTCCGGGAGACGCGCCGCTCACCGTCGTTTTTGTCCACGGCTTCTGCCTGCGCATGTCCACGTGGCACTTCCAGCGCCGGGATCTCGCGCAGACGTGGGGTGACGACGTCCGCATGGTCTTCTTCGATCACCGGGGGCACGGTGAGTCTGCGCAGGCGGCCGCGGGCTCGTGCACCATCACTCAGATGGCCGCGGACCTCGAAACCGTTCTGCGCGTAGTTGTTCCGAATGGGCCCGTGGTGCTGGTGGGGCACTCGATGGGTGGCATGGCGATCATGGCGTTGGCCAGCAGACGGCCGGAACTGTTCGGGTCGAAAGTGGTCGGTGTCGGGTTCGTGGCGAGCGCAGCCCACGGGATCACGCAGGCCGGGTTGGGACGTGGACTGCAGAATCCACTGGTCGACGCCTTCAGGCTGTCCGTCCGGCAGGCCCCGCGAGCGGTGGAGGCAGGCCGGGGCGTGACGAGGATGCTGATGGCCCCGGTGCTGACCGCGGGCAGTTTTGGCTCTGCATACCATTCACCCGCCGTGATCGAGTTCACCGAATCGGTCATCCAGAACACCAGGATCGACACGGTCGTCAACTTTCTGCGTGCTCTCGAGGAGCACGACGAGACCTCCGGGCTCCCGGTGCTCTCCGCGATCCCGACGGCCGTCGTGTGCGGGTACGAAGACAAGGTCACGCCGGTGGCGAACTCGGTGGAACTGCACAACCGTCTGGGCAAGAACTGCGAACTGCTCGGCGTTGCCGAGTGCGGCCACATGGTGATGATGGAGAACCCGCAGGCAGTCAACGACGCGATCAGCGGGCTCGTCGGGCGGGTACAGCGACCGTGA
- the glmS gene encoding glutamine--fructose-6-phosphate transaminase (isomerizing), with protein MCGIVGYVGRRDALEVVVEALRRMEYRGYDSAGVAILDGAGHAAVEKKAGRLENLDKELATIGREAFAGSTGMGHTRWATHGRPTDRNAHPHTSLDGKIAVVHNGIIENFAVLREEVEKAGIEFSSDTDTETAVHLMALQYASGSTAGNFVDSAYAVLGRLEGAFTLVFTHADHPDTIVAARRSTPLVVGVGEGEMFVGSDVAAFIEHTREAVELGQDQVVVITADDYTITDFEGNEESGKPFHIDWDLAAAEKGGHDFFMLKEIAEQPQALADTLLGHFENGRIILDEQRLTDDDLRDIDKVFVVACGTAYHAGLLAKYAIEHWTRLPVEVELASEFRYRDPVLDRSTLVVAISQSGETADTLEAVRHAKEQKARVLAICNTNGAQIPRESDAVLYTHAGPEIGVASTKCFLAQIAATYLVGLALAQARGTKYPDEVAREYAALEAMPAAVATVLETVEPVRALARDLADRGTVLFLGRHVGYPVALEGALKLKELAYMHAEGFAAGELKHGPIALIEDGVPVIIVMPSPTGRALLHSKMVSNIREIQARGATTIVIAEEGDESARGVADHLIVIPQTPTLLQPLVSTVPLQVFAAAVAQARGYDVDKPRNLAKSVTVE; from the coding sequence GCCGGACATGCCGCAGTCGAGAAGAAGGCCGGGCGGCTGGAGAACCTCGACAAGGAGCTGGCCACCATCGGCCGCGAAGCATTCGCGGGCTCGACCGGTATGGGCCATACGCGCTGGGCCACCCACGGGCGGCCGACCGACCGAAATGCGCACCCGCACACCAGCCTCGACGGCAAGATCGCCGTCGTCCACAACGGCATCATCGAGAACTTCGCGGTCCTGCGGGAAGAGGTGGAAAAGGCCGGCATCGAGTTCTCGTCCGACACGGACACCGAGACCGCCGTCCACCTGATGGCTCTGCAGTACGCCAGTGGTTCGACAGCGGGGAACTTCGTCGACAGCGCATATGCGGTGCTGGGCCGGCTCGAGGGTGCGTTCACGCTCGTGTTCACACACGCGGACCACCCCGACACCATCGTGGCCGCGCGCCGGTCCACTCCACTGGTGGTGGGTGTGGGCGAAGGCGAGATGTTCGTCGGCTCCGATGTCGCGGCATTCATCGAACACACCCGTGAGGCTGTCGAACTCGGTCAGGACCAGGTGGTCGTGATCACCGCCGACGACTACACGATCACCGATTTCGAAGGCAACGAAGAATCCGGCAAGCCCTTCCACATCGACTGGGATCTGGCGGCGGCGGAAAAGGGCGGGCACGACTTCTTCATGCTCAAGGAGATCGCCGAGCAGCCACAGGCTCTCGCCGACACCCTGCTCGGGCACTTCGAGAACGGCCGGATCATCCTCGACGAGCAGCGACTCACCGACGACGACCTGCGCGACATCGACAAGGTGTTCGTGGTCGCCTGCGGTACCGCTTACCATGCGGGGTTGCTCGCGAAGTACGCGATCGAACACTGGACGCGTCTGCCGGTCGAGGTCGAGTTGGCCAGCGAATTCCGCTACCGCGACCCGGTTCTCGATCGTTCCACCCTTGTGGTTGCCATCTCGCAGTCGGGCGAGACCGCCGACACGTTGGAGGCGGTCCGGCACGCCAAGGAACAGAAGGCCCGGGTCTTGGCCATCTGCAACACCAATGGCGCGCAGATCCCCCGAGAATCCGACGCCGTGCTCTACACCCACGCCGGGCCGGAGATCGGGGTGGCGTCCACCAAGTGTTTCCTCGCCCAGATCGCAGCAACATACTTGGTGGGTCTGGCGCTCGCACAGGCCAGGGGTACGAAGTATCCCGATGAGGTGGCACGCGAATACGCTGCGCTCGAAGCGATGCCGGCCGCGGTCGCCACAGTGCTCGAGACGGTCGAGCCGGTGCGTGCGCTGGCCCGCGACCTGGCCGACCGGGGGACCGTCCTGTTCCTCGGGCGCCACGTCGGATACCCCGTCGCGCTCGAGGGCGCACTCAAACTCAAAGAACTCGCGTACATGCACGCCGAGGGTTTTGCTGCCGGTGAACTCAAGCACGGGCCGATCGCACTGATCGAAGACGGCGTTCCGGTCATCATCGTGATGCCCTCACCGACGGGGCGGGCATTGCTGCACTCGAAGATGGTCAGCAACATCCGGGAAATCCAGGCGCGTGGCGCCACCACCATCGTCATCGCGGAGGAAGGTGACGAGTCGGCACGGGGCGTCGCCGACCATCTGATCGTGATCCCGCAGACGCCCACGTTGCTACAGCCACTGGTTTCGACTGTGCCCCTACAGGTCTTCGCTGCGGCTGTCGCTCAGGCGCGCGGGTACGACGTGGACAAGCCGCGCAACCTGGCCAAGTCCGTCACCGTCGAATAG
- a CDS encoding NAD(P)H-hydrate dehydratase has translation MIDYFTADSIRAAEVATGDLLVRGVLMGRAARAVADVVAAELVSRSGGCYGRKVGVLAGAGDNGADALFAGALLRRRGVDVRTVLLAGDRTHASGLAAFRGAGGRITDSFSRDVDVVIDGIVGLSGSGPLRPEAARIVGELTAPIVAVDIPSGVDADTGQVNDPAVRAAVTVTFGEYRVAHVLAAPQCGRIVLADIGIEAHRPALRQLSNAEVAAMWPVPGPSDDKYSQGVVGVVAGSARYPGAGVLCSGAAVAATSGMVRYVGTAAPQVLSHFPEVVASDEPEKTGKVQAWVIGPGAGTDDTGIRRLRHVLDTDLPVLVDADGLTLLATHRELLTTRTAPTLITPHAGEFARITGQPPGVDRIAAVKDLAAELGATVLLKGRATLIADPSGQVLVNDAGSSWAATAGAGDVLSGIAGSLLAAGLEPSFAAAAAARVHALAATAASAGGPNHGGGNAPIGASALLAAVSPTLRALLGGLECDNGGR, from the coding sequence ATGATCGACTACTTCACCGCCGACTCGATCCGGGCCGCCGAGGTGGCGACCGGAGATCTGTTGGTGCGCGGGGTGTTGATGGGTCGTGCGGCTCGCGCTGTCGCGGATGTGGTTGCGGCGGAACTGGTGTCACGATCGGGTGGTTGTTACGGACGCAAGGTCGGTGTGCTTGCGGGAGCCGGCGACAATGGGGCGGACGCTCTGTTCGCGGGCGCGCTACTACGCCGGCGGGGCGTCGACGTACGGACTGTCCTGCTGGCCGGCGACCGCACTCACGCAAGCGGTCTCGCCGCTTTCCGCGGCGCCGGCGGGCGTATCACCGACAGCTTCTCGCGCGACGTCGATGTGGTGATCGACGGCATCGTGGGGCTGAGCGGTTCGGGACCGCTGCGCCCGGAAGCGGCTCGGATCGTCGGTGAGCTCACCGCGCCCATCGTGGCGGTGGACATCCCGTCAGGGGTCGATGCGGACACCGGGCAGGTCAATGACCCGGCCGTGCGGGCCGCGGTGACAGTGACATTCGGTGAGTACCGGGTGGCTCACGTGCTCGCCGCACCCCAGTGTGGCCGGATCGTGTTGGCCGACATCGGCATCGAGGCTCACCGCCCGGCCTTGCGGCAGTTGAGCAACGCCGAGGTGGCCGCGATGTGGCCGGTGCCCGGACCGTCGGACGACAAATACAGCCAGGGAGTGGTCGGTGTCGTCGCGGGCTCGGCGCGCTATCCAGGAGCTGGCGTGTTGTGCAGCGGGGCAGCCGTGGCGGCCACCTCAGGAATGGTCCGGTACGTCGGAACGGCAGCGCCGCAGGTGCTTTCGCATTTCCCCGAGGTTGTCGCCAGTGATGAGCCGGAGAAGACGGGCAAGGTGCAGGCGTGGGTGATCGGGCCAGGCGCAGGAACCGATGACACCGGGATCAGGCGACTGCGACACGTGTTGGACACCGACCTGCCCGTGCTTGTCGACGCCGATGGACTCACACTGTTGGCCACCCACCGTGAGCTGCTGACCACCCGCACCGCACCCACCTTGATCACCCCGCACGCCGGCGAGTTCGCCCGGATCACCGGACAGCCCCCCGGCGTCGACCGGATCGCGGCCGTGAAGGATCTCGCGGCAGAACTGGGTGCGACGGTGCTCCTCAAGGGGCGGGCGACACTGATCGCGGATCCCTCCGGGCAGGTACTGGTGAACGACGCAGGATCGTCGTGGGCTGCCACGGCCGGCGCCGGCGACGTGTTGTCGGGCATCGCAGGCAGTCTGTTGGCCGCAGGTCTGGAACCGTCCTTTGCCGCGGCTGCGGCAGCGCGAGTACACGCGCTGGCGGCGACCGCAGCGTCTGCGGGAGGGCCGAACCACGGTGGCGGGAACGCCCCGATCGGTGCGTCGGCATTGCTGGCGGCGGTGTCGCCCACCTTGCGTGCCCTCCTCGGTGGTCTCGAGTGCGACAATGGTGGGCGATGA